A window of Mangifera indica cultivar Alphonso chromosome 11, CATAS_Mindica_2.1, whole genome shotgun sequence contains these coding sequences:
- the LOC123230173 gene encoding F-box protein FBW2-like isoform X7 yields the protein MDGESDFRNWDELIPDALGLIFKHLSLQEEIDIEEWSNRCQPEHLDRMLQMLITRSSGSLRKLCVSGLHNDMMFTFIAENAGSLQTLRLPRSEMSDSVAEQIAGRLSAITFLDLSYCNKIGACALEAIGKNCKLLVGLCRNMHPLATGKLTQDDEAKSISATMPKLRRLEMAYHDLSTESVLKILCSCSQLEFLDLRGCWDVKLDDKFIKVKFPNLKILGPIVKDCYEINDWDDCSDYSDGSEYLAWEFLAGGMGDYDDDDDEEIYDGMWDDEGRLEELELRFYNGIVEDAGVYGWPQSP from the exons ATGGATGGCGAAAGTGATTTTAGGAATTGGGATGAGCTAATACCGGATGCTCTTGGACTAATCTTTAAACATCTATCACTCCAGGAG GAGATAGATATTGAAGAATGGAGCAATCGTTGCCAACCTGAGCACCTTGATCGGATGCTTCAAATGTTGATCACTAGAAGTTCTGGATCTCTTCGGAAGCTCTGCGTTTCTGGCCTGCACAATGACATGATGTTCACCTTCATTGCAGAAAA TGCGGGTTCCCTTCAAACATTGCGCCTACCCAGAAGTGAGATGAGTGATTCTGTTGCTGAACAGATTGCTGGAAGGCTCTCAGCGATCACTTTCTTGGATTTGAGTTATTGCAATAAAATTGGTGCTTGTGCTTTAGAGGCCATAGGAAAGAACTGTAAATTGCTGGTGGGATTGTGTCGGAACATGCACCCATTAGCTACAGGGAAGCTCACGCAAGATGATGAGGCTAAGTCCATATCTGCAACAATGCCTAAGCTCAGGCGTCTTGAGATGGCTTACCATGATCTTAGCACTGAGAGTGTTTTAAAGATACTTTGCAGCTGCTCTCAGCTAGAATTTTTAGATTTGAGAGGGTGCTGGGATGTCAAACTTGATGACAAGTTCATCAAGGTGAAGTTTCCGAACTTGAAGATCTTGGGACCCATTGTCAAGGATTGCTATGAGATTAATGATTGGGATGATTGCTCAGATTACTCAGATGGTTCTGAGTACTTGGCCTGGGAATTCCTAGCTGGTGGAATGGgtgattatgatgatgatgatgatgaagaaatcTACGATGGAATGTGGGATGATGAAGGCAGGCTGGAGGAGCTTGAGCTAAGGTTCTACAATGGAATTGTTGAGGATGCTGGAGTCTACGGTTGGCCTCAATCACCTTAG
- the LOC123230173 gene encoding F-box protein FBW2-like isoform X3, whose translation MTLNCHSIEKYIILSPSHFFLFSEEMDGESDFRNWDELIPDALGLIFKHLSLQEEIDIEEWSNRCQPEHLDRMLQMLITRSSGSLRKLCVSGLHNDMMFTFIAENAGSLQTLRLPRSEMSDSVAEQIAGRLSAITFLDLSYCNKIGACALEAIGKNCKLLVGLCRNMHPLATGKLTQDDEAKSISATMPKLRRLEMAYHDLSTESVLKILCSCSQLEFLDLRGCWDVKLDDKFIKVKFPNLKILGPIVKDCYEINDWDDCSDYSDGSEYLAWEFLAGGMGDYDDDDDEEIYDGMWDDEGRLEELELRFYNGIVEDAGVYGWPQSP comes from the exons GATGGATGGCGAAAGTGATTTTAGGAATTGGGATGAGCTAATACCGGATGCTCTTGGACTAATCTTTAAACATCTATCACTCCAGGAG GAGATAGATATTGAAGAATGGAGCAATCGTTGCCAACCTGAGCACCTTGATCGGATGCTTCAAATGTTGATCACTAGAAGTTCTGGATCTCTTCGGAAGCTCTGCGTTTCTGGCCTGCACAATGACATGATGTTCACCTTCATTGCAGAAAA TGCGGGTTCCCTTCAAACATTGCGCCTACCCAGAAGTGAGATGAGTGATTCTGTTGCTGAACAGATTGCTGGAAGGCTCTCAGCGATCACTTTCTTGGATTTGAGTTATTGCAATAAAATTGGTGCTTGTGCTTTAGAGGCCATAGGAAAGAACTGTAAATTGCTGGTGGGATTGTGTCGGAACATGCACCCATTAGCTACAGGGAAGCTCACGCAAGATGATGAGGCTAAGTCCATATCTGCAACAATGCCTAAGCTCAGGCGTCTTGAGATGGCTTACCATGATCTTAGCACTGAGAGTGTTTTAAAGATACTTTGCAGCTGCTCTCAGCTAGAATTTTTAGATTTGAGAGGGTGCTGGGATGTCAAACTTGATGACAAGTTCATCAAGGTGAAGTTTCCGAACTTGAAGATCTTGGGACCCATTGTCAAGGATTGCTATGAGATTAATGATTGGGATGATTGCTCAGATTACTCAGATGGTTCTGAGTACTTGGCCTGGGAATTCCTAGCTGGTGGAATGGgtgattatgatgatgatgatgatgaagaaatcTACGATGGAATGTGGGATGATGAAGGCAGGCTGGAGGAGCTTGAGCTAAGGTTCTACAATGGAATTGTTGAGGATGCTGGAGTCTACGGTTGGCCTCAATCACCTTAG
- the LOC123230173 gene encoding F-box protein FBW2-like isoform X4, with the protein MMDGESDFRNWDELIPDALGLIFKHLSLQEVLTVIPRVCKSWGKAVTGPYCWQEIDIEEWSNRCQPEHLDRMLQMLITRSSGSLRKLCVSGLHNDMMFTFIAENAGSLQTLRLPRSEMSDSVAEQIAGRLSAITFLDLSYCNKIGACALEAIGKNCKLLVGLCRNMHPLATGKLTQDDEAKSISATMPKLRRLEMAYHDLSTESVLKILCSCSQLEFLDLRGCWDVKLDDKFIKVKFPNLKILGPIVKDCYEINDWDDCSDYSDGSEYLAWEFLAGGMGDYDDDDDEEIYDGMWDDEGRLEELELRFYNGIVEDAGVYGWPQSP; encoded by the exons GATGGATGGCGAAAGTGATTTTAGGAATTGGGATGAGCTAATACCGGATGCTCTTGGACTAATCTTTAAACATCTATCACTCCAGGAGGTACTAACAGTAATACCTCGGGTTTGCAAATCATGGGGAAAAGCAGTAACAGGACCATATTGTTGGCAGGAGATAGATATTGAAGAATGGAGCAATCGTTGCCAACCTGAGCACCTTGATCGGATGCTTCAAATGTTGATCACTAGAAGTTCTGGATCTCTTCGGAAGCTCTGCGTTTCTGGCCTGCACAATGACATGATGTTCACCTTCATTGCAGAAAA TGCGGGTTCCCTTCAAACATTGCGCCTACCCAGAAGTGAGATGAGTGATTCTGTTGCTGAACAGATTGCTGGAAGGCTCTCAGCGATCACTTTCTTGGATTTGAGTTATTGCAATAAAATTGGTGCTTGTGCTTTAGAGGCCATAGGAAAGAACTGTAAATTGCTGGTGGGATTGTGTCGGAACATGCACCCATTAGCTACAGGGAAGCTCACGCAAGATGATGAGGCTAAGTCCATATCTGCAACAATGCCTAAGCTCAGGCGTCTTGAGATGGCTTACCATGATCTTAGCACTGAGAGTGTTTTAAAGATACTTTGCAGCTGCTCTCAGCTAGAATTTTTAGATTTGAGAGGGTGCTGGGATGTCAAACTTGATGACAAGTTCATCAAGGTGAAGTTTCCGAACTTGAAGATCTTGGGACCCATTGTCAAGGATTGCTATGAGATTAATGATTGGGATGATTGCTCAGATTACTCAGATGGTTCTGAGTACTTGGCCTGGGAATTCCTAGCTGGTGGAATGGgtgattatgatgatgatgatgatgaagaaatcTACGATGGAATGTGGGATGATGAAGGCAGGCTGGAGGAGCTTGAGCTAAGGTTCTACAATGGAATTGTTGAGGATGCTGGAGTCTACGGTTGGCCTCAATCACCTTAG
- the LOC123230173 gene encoding F-box protein FBW2-like isoform X5: protein MDGESDFRNWDELIPDALGLIFKHLSLQEVLTVIPRVCKSWGKAVTGPYCWQEIDIEEWSNRCQPEHLDRMLQMLITRSSGSLRKLCVSGLHNDMMFTFIAENAGSLQTLRLPRSEMSDSVAEQIAGRLSAITFLDLSYCNKIGACALEAIGKNCKLLVGLCRNMHPLATGKLTQDDEAKSISATMPKLRRLEMAYHDLSTESVLKILCSCSQLEFLDLRGCWDVKLDDKFIKVKFPNLKILGPIVKDCYEINDWDDCSDYSDGSEYLAWEFLAGGMGDYDDDDDEEIYDGMWDDEGRLEELELRFYNGIVEDAGVYGWPQSP, encoded by the exons ATGGATGGCGAAAGTGATTTTAGGAATTGGGATGAGCTAATACCGGATGCTCTTGGACTAATCTTTAAACATCTATCACTCCAGGAGGTACTAACAGTAATACCTCGGGTTTGCAAATCATGGGGAAAAGCAGTAACAGGACCATATTGTTGGCAGGAGATAGATATTGAAGAATGGAGCAATCGTTGCCAACCTGAGCACCTTGATCGGATGCTTCAAATGTTGATCACTAGAAGTTCTGGATCTCTTCGGAAGCTCTGCGTTTCTGGCCTGCACAATGACATGATGTTCACCTTCATTGCAGAAAA TGCGGGTTCCCTTCAAACATTGCGCCTACCCAGAAGTGAGATGAGTGATTCTGTTGCTGAACAGATTGCTGGAAGGCTCTCAGCGATCACTTTCTTGGATTTGAGTTATTGCAATAAAATTGGTGCTTGTGCTTTAGAGGCCATAGGAAAGAACTGTAAATTGCTGGTGGGATTGTGTCGGAACATGCACCCATTAGCTACAGGGAAGCTCACGCAAGATGATGAGGCTAAGTCCATATCTGCAACAATGCCTAAGCTCAGGCGTCTTGAGATGGCTTACCATGATCTTAGCACTGAGAGTGTTTTAAAGATACTTTGCAGCTGCTCTCAGCTAGAATTTTTAGATTTGAGAGGGTGCTGGGATGTCAAACTTGATGACAAGTTCATCAAGGTGAAGTTTCCGAACTTGAAGATCTTGGGACCCATTGTCAAGGATTGCTATGAGATTAATGATTGGGATGATTGCTCAGATTACTCAGATGGTTCTGAGTACTTGGCCTGGGAATTCCTAGCTGGTGGAATGGgtgattatgatgatgatgatgatgaagaaatcTACGATGGAATGTGGGATGATGAAGGCAGGCTGGAGGAGCTTGAGCTAAGGTTCTACAATGGAATTGTTGAGGATGCTGGAGTCTACGGTTGGCCTCAATCACCTTAG
- the LOC123230173 gene encoding F-box protein FBW2-like isoform X6, protein MMDGESDFRNWDELIPDALGLIFKHLSLQEEIDIEEWSNRCQPEHLDRMLQMLITRSSGSLRKLCVSGLHNDMMFTFIAENAGSLQTLRLPRSEMSDSVAEQIAGRLSAITFLDLSYCNKIGACALEAIGKNCKLLVGLCRNMHPLATGKLTQDDEAKSISATMPKLRRLEMAYHDLSTESVLKILCSCSQLEFLDLRGCWDVKLDDKFIKVKFPNLKILGPIVKDCYEINDWDDCSDYSDGSEYLAWEFLAGGMGDYDDDDDEEIYDGMWDDEGRLEELELRFYNGIVEDAGVYGWPQSP, encoded by the exons GATGGATGGCGAAAGTGATTTTAGGAATTGGGATGAGCTAATACCGGATGCTCTTGGACTAATCTTTAAACATCTATCACTCCAGGAG GAGATAGATATTGAAGAATGGAGCAATCGTTGCCAACCTGAGCACCTTGATCGGATGCTTCAAATGTTGATCACTAGAAGTTCTGGATCTCTTCGGAAGCTCTGCGTTTCTGGCCTGCACAATGACATGATGTTCACCTTCATTGCAGAAAA TGCGGGTTCCCTTCAAACATTGCGCCTACCCAGAAGTGAGATGAGTGATTCTGTTGCTGAACAGATTGCTGGAAGGCTCTCAGCGATCACTTTCTTGGATTTGAGTTATTGCAATAAAATTGGTGCTTGTGCTTTAGAGGCCATAGGAAAGAACTGTAAATTGCTGGTGGGATTGTGTCGGAACATGCACCCATTAGCTACAGGGAAGCTCACGCAAGATGATGAGGCTAAGTCCATATCTGCAACAATGCCTAAGCTCAGGCGTCTTGAGATGGCTTACCATGATCTTAGCACTGAGAGTGTTTTAAAGATACTTTGCAGCTGCTCTCAGCTAGAATTTTTAGATTTGAGAGGGTGCTGGGATGTCAAACTTGATGACAAGTTCATCAAGGTGAAGTTTCCGAACTTGAAGATCTTGGGACCCATTGTCAAGGATTGCTATGAGATTAATGATTGGGATGATTGCTCAGATTACTCAGATGGTTCTGAGTACTTGGCCTGGGAATTCCTAGCTGGTGGAATGGgtgattatgatgatgatgatgatgaagaaatcTACGATGGAATGTGGGATGATGAAGGCAGGCTGGAGGAGCTTGAGCTAAGGTTCTACAATGGAATTGTTGAGGATGCTGGAGTCTACGGTTGGCCTCAATCACCTTAG
- the LOC123230173 gene encoding F-box protein FBW2-like isoform X2 — protein MTLNCHSIEKMDGESDFRNWDELIPDALGLIFKHLSLQEVLTVIPRVCKSWGKAVTGPYCWQEIDIEEWSNRCQPEHLDRMLQMLITRSSGSLRKLCVSGLHNDMMFTFIAENAGSLQTLRLPRSEMSDSVAEQIAGRLSAITFLDLSYCNKIGACALEAIGKNCKLLVGLCRNMHPLATGKLTQDDEAKSISATMPKLRRLEMAYHDLSTESVLKILCSCSQLEFLDLRGCWDVKLDDKFIKVKFPNLKILGPIVKDCYEINDWDDCSDYSDGSEYLAWEFLAGGMGDYDDDDDEEIYDGMWDDEGRLEELELRFYNGIVEDAGVYGWPQSP, from the exons GATGGATGGCGAAAGTGATTTTAGGAATTGGGATGAGCTAATACCGGATGCTCTTGGACTAATCTTTAAACATCTATCACTCCAGGAGGTACTAACAGTAATACCTCGGGTTTGCAAATCATGGGGAAAAGCAGTAACAGGACCATATTGTTGGCAGGAGATAGATATTGAAGAATGGAGCAATCGTTGCCAACCTGAGCACCTTGATCGGATGCTTCAAATGTTGATCACTAGAAGTTCTGGATCTCTTCGGAAGCTCTGCGTTTCTGGCCTGCACAATGACATGATGTTCACCTTCATTGCAGAAAA TGCGGGTTCCCTTCAAACATTGCGCCTACCCAGAAGTGAGATGAGTGATTCTGTTGCTGAACAGATTGCTGGAAGGCTCTCAGCGATCACTTTCTTGGATTTGAGTTATTGCAATAAAATTGGTGCTTGTGCTTTAGAGGCCATAGGAAAGAACTGTAAATTGCTGGTGGGATTGTGTCGGAACATGCACCCATTAGCTACAGGGAAGCTCACGCAAGATGATGAGGCTAAGTCCATATCTGCAACAATGCCTAAGCTCAGGCGTCTTGAGATGGCTTACCATGATCTTAGCACTGAGAGTGTTTTAAAGATACTTTGCAGCTGCTCTCAGCTAGAATTTTTAGATTTGAGAGGGTGCTGGGATGTCAAACTTGATGACAAGTTCATCAAGGTGAAGTTTCCGAACTTGAAGATCTTGGGACCCATTGTCAAGGATTGCTATGAGATTAATGATTGGGATGATTGCTCAGATTACTCAGATGGTTCTGAGTACTTGGCCTGGGAATTCCTAGCTGGTGGAATGGgtgattatgatgatgatgatgatgaagaaatcTACGATGGAATGTGGGATGATGAAGGCAGGCTGGAGGAGCTTGAGCTAAGGTTCTACAATGGAATTGTTGAGGATGCTGGAGTCTACGGTTGGCCTCAATCACCTTAG
- the LOC123230173 gene encoding F-box protein FBW2-like isoform X1, translated as MTLNCHSIEKYIILSPSHFFLFSEEMDGESDFRNWDELIPDALGLIFKHLSLQEVLTVIPRVCKSWGKAVTGPYCWQEIDIEEWSNRCQPEHLDRMLQMLITRSSGSLRKLCVSGLHNDMMFTFIAENAGSLQTLRLPRSEMSDSVAEQIAGRLSAITFLDLSYCNKIGACALEAIGKNCKLLVGLCRNMHPLATGKLTQDDEAKSISATMPKLRRLEMAYHDLSTESVLKILCSCSQLEFLDLRGCWDVKLDDKFIKVKFPNLKILGPIVKDCYEINDWDDCSDYSDGSEYLAWEFLAGGMGDYDDDDDEEIYDGMWDDEGRLEELELRFYNGIVEDAGVYGWPQSP; from the exons GATGGATGGCGAAAGTGATTTTAGGAATTGGGATGAGCTAATACCGGATGCTCTTGGACTAATCTTTAAACATCTATCACTCCAGGAGGTACTAACAGTAATACCTCGGGTTTGCAAATCATGGGGAAAAGCAGTAACAGGACCATATTGTTGGCAGGAGATAGATATTGAAGAATGGAGCAATCGTTGCCAACCTGAGCACCTTGATCGGATGCTTCAAATGTTGATCACTAGAAGTTCTGGATCTCTTCGGAAGCTCTGCGTTTCTGGCCTGCACAATGACATGATGTTCACCTTCATTGCAGAAAA TGCGGGTTCCCTTCAAACATTGCGCCTACCCAGAAGTGAGATGAGTGATTCTGTTGCTGAACAGATTGCTGGAAGGCTCTCAGCGATCACTTTCTTGGATTTGAGTTATTGCAATAAAATTGGTGCTTGTGCTTTAGAGGCCATAGGAAAGAACTGTAAATTGCTGGTGGGATTGTGTCGGAACATGCACCCATTAGCTACAGGGAAGCTCACGCAAGATGATGAGGCTAAGTCCATATCTGCAACAATGCCTAAGCTCAGGCGTCTTGAGATGGCTTACCATGATCTTAGCACTGAGAGTGTTTTAAAGATACTTTGCAGCTGCTCTCAGCTAGAATTTTTAGATTTGAGAGGGTGCTGGGATGTCAAACTTGATGACAAGTTCATCAAGGTGAAGTTTCCGAACTTGAAGATCTTGGGACCCATTGTCAAGGATTGCTATGAGATTAATGATTGGGATGATTGCTCAGATTACTCAGATGGTTCTGAGTACTTGGCCTGGGAATTCCTAGCTGGTGGAATGGgtgattatgatgatgatgatgatgaagaaatcTACGATGGAATGTGGGATGATGAAGGCAGGCTGGAGGAGCTTGAGCTAAGGTTCTACAATGGAATTGTTGAGGATGCTGGAGTCTACGGTTGGCCTCAATCACCTTAG